The genomic region AGCTCATTGGTTACCACTATTCTTAAAACACCTAGTGCTGCACGGCGTAATGCAAATGGGTCTTTAGTCCCTGAGGGTGGCTGACCAATACCGAAGATACCAACCAGCGTATCCACTTTATCTGCAATAGAAACAGCAGAGCCTGTCAGAGTCGTTGGGACCTGGTCACCAGAAAACCTTGGCATATATTGCTCATCAAGCGCTGCTGCCACTTCGGGGTTTTCATCATCATGCTCAGCGTAGTAGCGACCCATGATGCCTTGCAGCTCAGGAAACTCAAGCACCATGTCCGTTACCAGGTCTGACTTAGCTAACTCTCCTGCACGCTTAGCCTGACTGGTATCACCACCAATTTGCTCGGCAATATGACCGGCTAGTTGGCTGATGCGTGTAGTTTTATCGTAAATACTACCTAACCTGGCTTGGAAAATGATCGCTTTTAGCTGCTCTCGCCGGTTGGATAGACTCGTTTTCTTATCTGTTTCGTAGAAAAATGCGGCGTCTGCCAGGCGTGGCCTAATAACCCGCTCATTACCCGTAATCACTGTCTGAGGATGGGTGCTCTCAATATTGCTAACAGTAATAAAGTAGTTAACCAGCTTGCTGGCATTATCAACTACATGAAAATATTTTTGGTGCTCTTTCATGGAGGAGATCAGTGCCTCAGCAGGTACTTCTAAAAAGGCTTTATCAAACTTACCTGTTAAAGCAACAGGCCACTCAACCAAAGCAGTGACTTCATCAAGTAAGTCTTCATCTATGACAGCCCTACAGTTTATTGCTGAAGCCTGTTGTTCTACTTGCTGCTTAATTTGCTGTTGACGCTCTTTAAAGCAGGCAATCACTTTTCCTTGCTTATTCAGTTGTCTGGTATAGCTTTTAGGGCTTTCGATACTGATTGGCTCATTATGATGGAAGCGGTGGCCATAACTGACTCTATCTGCTTCAACACCCAAAAGGCTACAAGGAACAACGTGACTACCAAATAAAACAGTTAGCCATTGAACTGGTCGCACAAAGTCTTCGCGGCTGTTGCCCCAACGCATTCGCTTAGGTATTGGCAGGTTGTTCACAGACTTATCCACAGCCCCTGGGAGTAACTGAATAGTTTCTTTTCCCGGCTCTACCGAACGATAAACCAACCAGGCATTTTTACCTTGCTCAAGCGTCTCTAGCTCAGACACTGTAACGCCGCAAGAGCGAGCGAAGCCCTCAGCTGCTTTAGTAGGATTGCCTGCTTTATCGAAGGCTGCTTTAAGCCCTGGACCTTTCCGTTCGATGGTACGATCAGGTTGTTTATCCACAAGCCCTGTGATTAACACAGCAAGCCGGCGAGGAGTAGCAAACCACTGACTTGCATCAAATGTTAACTGAGCATCATTCAACTCTTTAGTGATGCCTTCAGCAAATGCAGTGGCCAGTTGTTTAAGTGCTTTAGGAGGTAACTCTTCAGTGCCAATTTCAACCAGAAAGTCTTGGCTTGCCATTATTTCTGCTCCTCTGCCAGTTTCGCCATAACCTCTGCTTTAATCTCGGGGTCAGCCAAAGGAAAGCCAAGGCGCTTTCTTGCGTCAAAATAGGCTTTAGCTACCTCGCGTGCCAGGGTACGCACTCGCAAAATATAGCGCTGACGCTCAGTCACTGAGATTGCATGGCGAGCATCCAGCAAATTAAAGGTGTGGGAAGCTTTTAATACAAACTCATAAGCAGGCAAGGGCAGGCTGTCTTTAATCATCCGCTTGCTTTCTTTTTCATAAAAGTCGAAGTGCTGAAATAGGGTGGCGGTATCAGCTTTTTCAAAGTTATAGGTCGACATCTCTACTTCGTTTTGCAGGAACACATCGCCATAAGTGACCTTACCCAGAGGGCCGTCGGTCCAAACCAGGTCATAGACTCTATCTACGTCCTGAATATACATAGCAAGGCGCTCTAGCCCATACGTGATTTCGCCTGTAACAGGGTAGCACTCGATACCACCTGCTTGTTGGAAGTAGGTAAACTGAGAAATTTCCATGCCATTTAACCAAACCTCCCAGCCTAATCCCCAAGCGCCAAGAGTCGGAGATTCCCAGTTATCTTCA from Spartinivicinus poritis harbors:
- the glyS gene encoding glycine--tRNA ligase subunit beta, which translates into the protein MASQDFLVEIGTEELPPKALKQLATAFAEGITKELNDAQLTFDASQWFATPRRLAVLITGLVDKQPDRTIERKGPGLKAAFDKAGNPTKAAEGFARSCGVTVSELETLEQGKNAWLVYRSVEPGKETIQLLPGAVDKSVNNLPIPKRMRWGNSREDFVRPVQWLTVLFGSHVVPCSLLGVEADRVSYGHRFHHNEPISIESPKSYTRQLNKQGKVIACFKERQQQIKQQVEQQASAINCRAVIDEDLLDEVTALVEWPVALTGKFDKAFLEVPAEALISSMKEHQKYFHVVDNASKLVNYFITVSNIESTHPQTVITGNERVIRPRLADAAFFYETDKKTSLSNRREQLKAIIFQARLGSIYDKTTRISQLAGHIAEQIGGDTSQAKRAGELAKSDLVTDMVLEFPELQGIMGRYYAEHDDENPEVAAALDEQYMPRFSGDQVPTTLTGSAVSIADKVDTLVGIFGIGQPPSGTKDPFALRRAALGVLRIVVTNELSLDIKACIEDSISAYQSAGVMLDSVESLANTVLDFILERFRAWYQDEGLPVEVFMAVKALRPVQPLDFDQRVKAVEHFRQLPEAEALAAANKRVSNILAKQGDTNIPASVDDSLLVEDAEKTLAKQVALMAQEVTPLFEHRQYTLALELLAQLKENVDTFFDQVLVNVDDAAVRQNRYALLQQLRDLFLKVADISLLQTS
- the glyQ gene encoding glycine--tRNA ligase subunit alpha — its product is MTTENTPDISTFQGLILALQDYWAKQGCVVLQPLDMEVGAGTFHPATFLRSIGPERWSSAYVQPSRRPTDGRYGENPNRLQHYYQFQVVIKPSPKNFQELYLGSLKAIGVDSNVHDIRFVEDNWESPTLGAWGLGWEVWLNGMEISQFTYFQQAGGIECYPVTGEITYGLERLAMYIQDVDRVYDLVWTDGPLGKVTYGDVFLQNEVEMSTYNFEKADTATLFQHFDFYEKESKRMIKDSLPLPAYEFVLKASHTFNLLDARHAISVTERQRYILRVRTLAREVAKAYFDARKRLGFPLADPEIKAEVMAKLAEEQK